In Solanum pennellii chromosome 3, SPENNV200, a single window of DNA contains:
- the LOC107014974 gene encoding uncharacterized protein LOC107014974 isoform X2 — MSWRSVGKSFQALSAHLLLLCFTVLLVVKLDHYSDFSWWVVFSPVWVFHAVVARGRFSLPAPSIPYDRHWAPCHAVVATPLLIAFELLLCIYLESIYVYHSAAVNLKFVFLPLLAFEITILIDNFRMCKALLPGDEESSNDELLWETLPHFWVAISMIFFVAATLFTLLKFCDFNALGWWDLFINFGVAECFAFLVCTKWSNPAIHRSSDALGASSSSATIRRLNWNSGLVVSSEEEPQSRICGLQDLGGHIMKIPIILFQVLLCMRLEGTPAAAKHISLPVIFLPIFLLQGAGILFATLRFVEKTVLLLRSGAAVGQYHVISSRVRDCFAFMHHGSRLLGWWSIDESSREEQARLYHDGFPGYSTFCGYPPEIVKKLPKKDLAEEVWRLQAALGEQAEITKLSQQEYERLQNEKVLCRICFEREISTVLLPCRHRVLCSSCCEKCDNCPICRVCINERLPVYDV; from the exons ATGAGCTGGAGGAGTGTCGGAAAGTCTTTTCAGGCGCTTTCGGCGCACCTTTTGCTTTTGTGTTTCACCGTTTTGCTTGTTGTCAAGCTCGATCACTATTCTGATTTCTCCTGGTG GGTTGTATTCTCCCCTGTGTGGGTGTTTCATGCAGTTGTTGCCCGAGGAAGATTCTCTCTGCCTGCTCCATCAATTCCCTATGATCGCCAT TGGGCTCCATGTCATGCTGTTGTTGCGACACCTTTGCTTATTGCATTTGAACTACTTCTCTGTATATATCTTGAGAGCATATATG TCTACCATTCAGCGGCTGTGAATTTGAAATTTGTCTTTCTTCCCTTGTTAGCATTTGAAATAACGATTCTCATTGACAATTTCAG AATGTGTAAGGCATTATTACCTGGAGATGAAGAAAGCTCGAATGATGAGTTATTATGGGAAACACTTCCG CATTTTTGGGTGGCAATCTCCATGATCTTCTTTGTTGCTGCCACATTGTTCACCCTTCTCAAGTTCTGTG ATTTCAACGCTCTGGGCTGGTGGGATTTGTTTATAAATTTTGG TGTTGCTGAGTGCTTTGCATTTCTTGTTTGTACTAAGTGGTCAAATCCAGCAATTCATAGAAGTTCTGATGCACTTGGGGCTAGTTCTTCATCTGCTACTATCAGACGTCTTAACTGGAATAGTGGCTTAGTGGTTTCCTCAGAGGAAGAACCCCAGAGTAGAATATGTGGGCTGCAAGACCTCGGTGGTCACATAATGAAAATTCCAATTATACTTTTCCAAGTCCTCCTCTGCATGCGCCTGGAG GGAACACCTGCTGCTGCAAAACACATTTCTCTTCCAGTTATATTCTTACCCATATTCCTATTGCAAGGAGCTGGCATCTTGTTTGCGACATTAAGATTTGTTGAGAAAACTGTTCTTTTATTGCGAAGTGGAGCTGCTGTAGGACAATACCATGTGATTTCTTCAAGAGTACGTGACTGCTTTGCATTTATGCATCATGGCTCCAG GCTACTTGGTTGGTGGTCCATTGATGAATCAAGTCGAGAGGAACAAGCTCGACTATACCATGATGGATTTCCTGG GTATAGTACTttttgtggttatccacctgaAATAGTCAAGAAATTGCCCAAGAAGGATCTTGCTGAGGAG GTTTGGAGACTTCAAGCAGCTCTGGGTGAGCAAGCAGAAATCACTAAACTGAGCCAGCAGGAATATGAAAGACTTCAAAAT GAAAAAGTTCTATGCAGGATTTGCTTTGAAAGAGAGATTAGTACAGTGCTACTCCCTTGTAGGCATCGCGTCCTTTGCAG TTCCTGCTGTGAGAAATGCGACAATTGCCCCATCTGCCGTGTCTGTATCAACGAGCGCTTGCCTGTATATGATGTCTAA
- the LOC107014974 gene encoding uncharacterized protein LOC107014974 isoform X1, translating to MSWRSVGKSFQALSAHLLLLCFTVLLVVKLDHYSDFSWWVVFSPVWVFHAVVARGRFSLPAPSIPYDRHWAPCHAVVATPLLIAFELLLCIYLESIYVYHSAAVNLKFVFLPLLAFEITILIDNFRMCKALLPGDEESSNDELLWETLPHFWVAISMIFFVAATLFTLLKFCVDFNALGWWDLFINFGVAECFAFLVCTKWSNPAIHRSSDALGASSSSATIRRLNWNSGLVVSSEEEPQSRICGLQDLGGHIMKIPIILFQVLLCMRLEGTPAAAKHISLPVIFLPIFLLQGAGILFATLRFVEKTVLLLRSGAAVGQYHVISSRVRDCFAFMHHGSRLLGWWSIDESSREEQARLYHDGFPGYSTFCGYPPEIVKKLPKKDLAEEVWRLQAALGEQAEITKLSQQEYERLQNEKVLCRICFEREISTVLLPCRHRVLCSSCCEKCDNCPICRVCINERLPVYDV from the exons ATGAGCTGGAGGAGTGTCGGAAAGTCTTTTCAGGCGCTTTCGGCGCACCTTTTGCTTTTGTGTTTCACCGTTTTGCTTGTTGTCAAGCTCGATCACTATTCTGATTTCTCCTGGTG GGTTGTATTCTCCCCTGTGTGGGTGTTTCATGCAGTTGTTGCCCGAGGAAGATTCTCTCTGCCTGCTCCATCAATTCCCTATGATCGCCAT TGGGCTCCATGTCATGCTGTTGTTGCGACACCTTTGCTTATTGCATTTGAACTACTTCTCTGTATATATCTTGAGAGCATATATG TCTACCATTCAGCGGCTGTGAATTTGAAATTTGTCTTTCTTCCCTTGTTAGCATTTGAAATAACGATTCTCATTGACAATTTCAG AATGTGTAAGGCATTATTACCTGGAGATGAAGAAAGCTCGAATGATGAGTTATTATGGGAAACACTTCCG CATTTTTGGGTGGCAATCTCCATGATCTTCTTTGTTGCTGCCACATTGTTCACCCTTCTCAAGTTCTGTG tagATTTCAACGCTCTGGGCTGGTGGGATTTGTTTATAAATTTTGG TGTTGCTGAGTGCTTTGCATTTCTTGTTTGTACTAAGTGGTCAAATCCAGCAATTCATAGAAGTTCTGATGCACTTGGGGCTAGTTCTTCATCTGCTACTATCAGACGTCTTAACTGGAATAGTGGCTTAGTGGTTTCCTCAGAGGAAGAACCCCAGAGTAGAATATGTGGGCTGCAAGACCTCGGTGGTCACATAATGAAAATTCCAATTATACTTTTCCAAGTCCTCCTCTGCATGCGCCTGGAG GGAACACCTGCTGCTGCAAAACACATTTCTCTTCCAGTTATATTCTTACCCATATTCCTATTGCAAGGAGCTGGCATCTTGTTTGCGACATTAAGATTTGTTGAGAAAACTGTTCTTTTATTGCGAAGTGGAGCTGCTGTAGGACAATACCATGTGATTTCTTCAAGAGTACGTGACTGCTTTGCATTTATGCATCATGGCTCCAG GCTACTTGGTTGGTGGTCCATTGATGAATCAAGTCGAGAGGAACAAGCTCGACTATACCATGATGGATTTCCTGG GTATAGTACTttttgtggttatccacctgaAATAGTCAAGAAATTGCCCAAGAAGGATCTTGCTGAGGAG GTTTGGAGACTTCAAGCAGCTCTGGGTGAGCAAGCAGAAATCACTAAACTGAGCCAGCAGGAATATGAAAGACTTCAAAAT GAAAAAGTTCTATGCAGGATTTGCTTTGAAAGAGAGATTAGTACAGTGCTACTCCCTTGTAGGCATCGCGTCCTTTGCAG TTCCTGCTGTGAGAAATGCGACAATTGCCCCATCTGCCGTGTCTGTATCAACGAGCGCTTGCCTGTATATGATGTCTAA